In Zingiber officinale cultivar Zhangliang chromosome 9B, Zo_v1.1, whole genome shotgun sequence, the genomic window ACCTCTCCATCCTCCATCTCAACAGCAACCGCTTCTCCGGCGCCGTCCCCGACTCCTTCAGCGACCTCCACTACCTCACCGAGCTCGACCTCAGCAACAACCTCTTCTCCGGCACCTTCCCTGCCGCGGCGCTCCTTATCCCCAACCTCCTCTACCTCGACCTCCGCTTCAACTCCTTCTCCGGCGAGCTCCCCGACGACGTCTTCGAGAAGCCGCTCGACGCCATCTTCCTCAACGACAACCGCTTCCAAGGCCGCATCCCTGCCTCACTCTGGGCCTCCACTGCATCCGTCATCACCCTCGCCAACAATCACTTCTCCGGCGACATTCCTCCCACCTTCGGCAGCTACATGATAAACTACTCCGGCGTCAGGGAGCTCCTCCTCCTTAACAACGACCTCACTGGCTGCATCCCCGACGCCGTCGGCTTCCTCGGCGCCATCCAAGTGCTCGACCTGAGCTTCAACTCCTTGTCCGGCCACGTGCCGAGCTCCGTCTCCTGCCTCGCCGACATCGAGGTGCTCAATCTAGCTCACAACCAGCTCTCTGGCGACCTGCCAGAGCTCGTGTGCGGGCTCAAGGAGCTGCTCAACCTAACCGTGTCGTTCAACTTCTTCTCTGGGCTGAGCGCGGGCTGCAACCGGCTGCAGTTCAGTAGGGGCGTGGGGTTTGAGTTCGCCGGGAACTGCATCGCCGGTAAGGACTTCCAGAGGCCGCCGCTGCAGTGCAGTGAGATCCCCGGCGCGGGGCTGAGTTGCCTCGGGATGCCAGCAGCGGCAGCGGAGGCGGCGGCCTGTGGCCGGTTCCTGGGACAGGGAAGCATTGGGTTTTCGCTGAACTTGTCCGCTTTAATTCCTCAGCTGCCATGATCTCTGTTTTTGTTCATGGTGCGCTTGTTTGCAGACAGACATTAAATGTGGTTGATTATCCATcttccttaaaaaaaaatttattgactgtttttatttatttatttttgtggtTTTTTATCAATTTGCAAAGATTTTGGTTTGATTtatatctatttttattttttttagttgatattagatattttatgatttaattttataaaaaaaactgaaTTATTAAGACTTAGTTTTTCCTTGAGTTATTTTTC contains:
- the LOC122025786 gene encoding leucine-rich repeat extensin-like protein 4 encodes the protein MPQTTSSLLSLLLPFSFFSSFFFLFFFFSLTSSVSLDPGISVNIGTWFTTTTAAATASSSASSTTTATTSEYTALQAWKSAITEDPSGILSSWVGPNLCSYRGIFCSAPPPDGGTTAATDTVVSAIDLNHANLKGSLVSVLSSLTHLSILHLNSNRFSGAVPDSFSDLHYLTELDLSNNLFSGTFPAAALLIPNLLYLDLRFNSFSGELPDDVFEKPLDAIFLNDNRFQGRIPASLWASTASVITLANNHFSGDIPPTFGSYMINYSGVRELLLLNNDLTGCIPDAVGFLGAIQVLDLSFNSLSGHVPSSVSCLADIEVLNLAHNQLSGDLPELVCGLKELLNLTVSFNFFSGLSAGCNRLQFSRGVGFEFAGNCIAGKDFQRPPLQCSEIPGAGLSCLGMPAAAAEAAACGRFLGQGSIGFSLNLSALIPQLP